From the genome of Tachysurus vachellii isolate PV-2020 chromosome 2, HZAU_Pvac_v1, whole genome shotgun sequence, one region includes:
- the LOC132859727 gene encoding parvalbumin, thymic-like gives MAFTDFLAASDISSAINACKAKDSFSPKTFFATLGLSKKSPSEIEKVFRMLDQDKSGFIEQDELQLFLQNFSKGARALTAAEMKAFLVAGDMDGDGKIGWEEFSALVNDS, from the exons ATGGCATTTACAGACTTTCTTGCTGCGTCTGATATTTCTTCCGCCATAAATGCTTGCAAAG CAAAAGATTCCTTTAGtccaaagacattttttgcAACCCTGGGTCTATCCAAGAAGTCTCCGTCTGAGATAGAGAAGGTTTTTAGAATGCTTGACCAAGACAAAAGTGGATTTATTGAGCAAGATGAGCTACA ATTGTTTCTGCAGAATTTCTCAAAGGGGGCACGTGCTCTCACAGCAGCTGAGATGAAGGCCTTCCTTGTGGCTGGAGATATGGATGGGGATGGAAAGATTGGCTGGGAAG AATTCTCGGCTCTTGTGAATGATTCTTGA